Proteins from a single region of Haloarcula laminariae:
- a CDS encoding carboxypeptidase M32 — MATTTETYEQFLEHVRQLHYVSDAGSVLQWDQQVMMPSGGTPARAKQSSALSTLHHDLLTDDQLGEWLDELDGADLDAEQAAVVREVRRDHERAVRVPSDLVERISEASSNALPVWEEAKAEDDFEMFADTLEEMVELRREYAAAIDPDRDPYEVLFEEYEPYLGVDTAEQVLTTLRDALVPLVDDIADSDATLADPFEGTYDDDTQQALVEDALDTLGYDWDHGRLDTAPHPFSTGTQFDARVTTRFKPDDPIDAVGSTVHEFGHATYTLGLPREAYGTPLGDNRDLSVHESQSRFWENHIGRTEAFWDHFADTANGHLGTDATPREFYEAANTVHPDNLIRVEADELTYHMHIVLRFEIERDLIRGDLAVEDVPAVWNEKMEEYLGVRPETDAAGCLQDIHWTNGAIGYFPTYTLGSVLAAQLDHHLRADVGDVDALVREGDFDPIHDWLTENVHRHGARYETDDLVREATGEPFTADHFFDYADAKYRDLYDC, encoded by the coding sequence ATGGCAACGACGACCGAGACCTACGAGCAGTTCCTGGAGCACGTCCGACAGCTCCACTACGTCTCCGACGCCGGCAGCGTCCTCCAGTGGGACCAGCAGGTGATGATGCCGAGCGGCGGGACGCCCGCCCGCGCCAAACAGTCCTCCGCCCTCTCGACGCTGCACCACGACCTGTTGACCGACGACCAGTTGGGCGAGTGGCTGGACGAACTCGACGGGGCCGACCTCGACGCCGAGCAGGCGGCCGTCGTCCGCGAGGTCCGCCGGGACCACGAGCGGGCCGTGCGAGTCCCCTCTGACCTCGTCGAGCGCATCTCGGAGGCCTCCTCGAACGCCCTTCCCGTGTGGGAGGAGGCCAAGGCCGAGGACGACTTCGAGATGTTCGCCGACACGCTCGAAGAGATGGTCGAGCTCCGGCGGGAGTACGCCGCCGCCATCGACCCCGACCGGGACCCCTACGAGGTCCTCTTCGAGGAGTACGAACCCTATCTCGGTGTCGACACCGCCGAGCAGGTCCTCACCACGCTGCGGGACGCGCTCGTTCCGCTCGTCGACGACATCGCCGACAGCGACGCGACGCTGGCCGACCCCTTCGAGGGGACCTACGACGACGACACCCAGCAGGCCCTCGTCGAGGACGCGCTGGACACGCTGGGATACGACTGGGACCACGGCCGGCTGGACACCGCGCCACACCCGTTCTCGACGGGGACGCAGTTCGACGCCCGCGTCACCACCCGGTTCAAGCCCGACGACCCGATTGACGCCGTCGGCTCGACCGTCCACGAGTTCGGCCACGCCACCTACACGCTCGGGCTCCCCCGCGAGGCGTACGGCACCCCGCTTGGCGACAACCGGGACCTCTCGGTCCACGAGTCCCAGTCCCGCTTCTGGGAGAACCACATCGGCCGAACCGAGGCGTTCTGGGACCACTTCGCCGACACGGCCAACGGCCACCTCGGTACCGACGCGACGCCGCGGGAGTTCTACGAGGCCGCCAACACCGTCCACCCGGACAACCTGATTCGCGTCGAGGCGGACGAACTCACCTACCACATGCACATCGTGTTGCGCTTCGAAATCGAGCGCGACCTGATTCGGGGCGACCTGGCCGTCGAGGACGTGCCCGCGGTCTGGAACGAGAAGATGGAGGAGTACCTCGGCGTCCGCCCGGAGACCGACGCGGCGGGCTGTCTGCAGGACATCCACTGGACCAACGGCGCCATCGGCTACTTCCCCACCTACACGCTCGGCTCGGTGCTGGCCGCCCAGCTGGACCACCACCTCCGGGCCGACGTGGGCGACGTGGACGCGCTCGTCCGCGAGGGCGACTTCGACCCGATTCACGACTGGCTCACCGAGAACGTCCACCGCCACGGCGCCCGCTACGAGACCGACGACCTCGTCCGGGAGGCCACCGGCGAGCCGTTCACCGCCGACCACTTCTTCGACTACGCCGACGCGAAGTACCGCGACCTCTACGACTGCTGA
- a CDS encoding MFS transporter: MNQYRTISLVFLWQLAASICYYAVFAATPFLRDEFGLTGTTVGLVVTVLTLGYAVFLLPLGAVTDRYGEHKVLTVGLLGLAGGALLVPLAGTYAVLLGSVFVLGALYGTAIPGTNKAIFGNVPVGRQNLATGIKQVGVTAGSGVSAVLLTNVAAVLSWEAGFHAAAVLAVAVALLFALVYTPATTDRATEFPDFRVLFRNRAYRSLCLAGWFLGAALFTTVGYTIIYLEESIGLSVALSGLVLAGLQVSGSAGRIVTGWLSDALPGDPRRRIGGILLAQALGSAVLFVTVAFVDQRLAAIVAFVTLGFFILGFTGVYYSCMATIVPNEKMGGATAGGQLALTSGALLAPPAFGFLGESIGYRASWLLLAGMTALSSVFVVRVVRTPEPNAAECGDTPSCSSSSDD; this comes from the coding sequence ATGAACCAGTACCGAACGATTTCGCTCGTCTTCCTGTGGCAACTCGCCGCGAGTATCTGTTACTACGCTGTCTTCGCCGCCACGCCGTTTCTCCGCGACGAGTTCGGGCTCACCGGGACGACGGTCGGTCTCGTCGTCACGGTGCTCACGCTCGGGTACGCGGTGTTTCTCCTCCCGCTGGGCGCGGTCACGGACCGCTACGGCGAACACAAGGTCCTCACGGTCGGGCTTCTCGGCCTCGCTGGGGGCGCGTTGCTCGTCCCGCTCGCGGGTACGTACGCGGTGCTCCTGGGGAGCGTCTTCGTCCTCGGCGCTCTGTACGGGACGGCGATACCGGGCACGAACAAGGCGATATTCGGCAACGTCCCCGTCGGTCGGCAGAACCTCGCGACCGGAATCAAGCAGGTCGGCGTCACGGCGGGCAGCGGCGTCAGCGCGGTGCTGCTGACGAACGTGGCCGCGGTTCTGTCCTGGGAGGCCGGGTTCCACGCCGCCGCGGTGCTCGCCGTCGCGGTCGCGCTGCTCTTTGCGCTCGTCTACACTCCCGCGACGACGGACCGAGCGACGGAGTTCCCCGACTTCCGCGTCCTGTTTCGAAACCGGGCGTACCGGTCGCTCTGTCTCGCCGGGTGGTTCCTCGGCGCCGCGCTGTTTACCACCGTGGGCTACACGATAATCTACCTCGAGGAGTCCATCGGCCTGTCGGTCGCACTCAGCGGGCTCGTCCTCGCCGGGCTACAGGTGTCCGGGAGCGCGGGCCGCATCGTCACCGGCTGGCTGAGCGACGCGCTGCCCGGCGACCCGCGCCGACGTATCGGGGGGATTCTCCTCGCCCAGGCGCTCGGGAGCGCCGTGCTGTTCGTGACCGTCGCATTCGTCGACCAGCGGCTCGCGGCTATCGTGGCGTTCGTCACCCTGGGATTCTTCATTCTGGGCTTTACCGGCGTCTACTACTCCTGTATGGCGACGATCGTCCCCAACGAGAAGATGGGCGGTGCGACGGCCGGCGGCCAGTTGGCACTCACGTCCGGGGCGCTGCTCGCACCGCCGGCCTTTGGCTTTCTCGGGGAGTCTATCGGCTACCGAGCGAGCTGGCTGTTGCTCGCCGGCATGACGGCTCTCTCCTCTGTTTTCGTCGTCCGAGTCGTTCGCACACCCGAACCGAACGCCGCTGAGTGCGGCGACACGCCCTCCTGCAGCAGTTCGTCCGATGACTGA
- the katG gene encoding catalase/peroxidase HPI, translating to MTRSNHEWWPNQLSLDILDQNARDAGPMDDFDYAEEFQKLDLDEVKADLEELMTDSKDWWPADYGHYGPLFIRMAWHSAGTYRTADGRGGAAGGQQRFAPLNSWPDNANLDKARRLLLPIKQKYGRKLSWADLMILAGNVAIESMGFKTFGYAGGREDDFEPDESVYWGPETEMDTQERFDEPGEIEKGLGASVMGLIYVNPEGPDGNPDPELSAKNIRETFSRMAMNDKETAALIAGGHTFGKVHGADDPDEHLGPEPEAAPIEAQGLGWENDHGSGKGGDTITSGIEGPWTSSPTDWDMGYIDNLLEYEWAAQKGPGGAWQWIPVDEELKGAAPDAHDDEESVTPMMLTTDVALKRDPDYREIIEEFQENPMEFGMNFAKAWYKLTHRDMGPPSRFLGPEVPEEEMLWQDPLPDADYDLIGEAEAERLKSDILDSDLTGPQLVKTAWAAASTYRDSDKRGGANGARIRLEPQRNWEVNEPEQLRTVLETLEGIQAEFNGSRDDETKVSLADLIVLGGNAAVEEAAAEAGYDVSIPFDPGRTDATSEQTDADSFEALKPAVDGFRNYIRDDVDQPPEELLVDKADLLDLTPSEMTVLVGGMRALDANYQGSDFGVFTDSPGTLTNDFFVNLLDMDTEWEQVSENVYEGRDRATGEVEWEATRIDLIFGSHSRLRAIAETYSADDAEEKFVRDFAETWAKVMRLDRFDLE from the coding sequence GTGACCAGGTCCAACCACGAGTGGTGGCCGAACCAGCTGAGCCTCGACATCCTCGACCAGAACGCCCGCGACGCCGGGCCGATGGACGACTTCGACTACGCCGAGGAGTTCCAGAAACTCGACCTCGACGAGGTGAAAGCGGACCTCGAAGAGCTGATGACGGACTCCAAGGACTGGTGGCCGGCCGACTACGGCCACTACGGGCCGCTTTTCATCCGGATGGCGTGGCACAGCGCCGGCACGTATCGCACCGCCGACGGCCGCGGCGGCGCGGCCGGCGGCCAACAGCGCTTCGCGCCGCTGAACAGCTGGCCCGACAACGCGAACCTCGACAAGGCGCGCCGACTGCTCCTGCCCATCAAACAGAAGTACGGCCGCAAGCTCTCCTGGGCCGACCTGATGATTCTTGCGGGGAACGTCGCCATCGAGTCGATGGGGTTCAAGACGTTCGGCTACGCCGGCGGCCGCGAGGACGACTTCGAGCCCGACGAGTCGGTCTACTGGGGGCCCGAGACCGAGATGGACACCCAGGAGCGATTCGACGAGCCCGGTGAGATAGAGAAGGGGCTCGGCGCCTCCGTGATGGGGCTCATCTACGTGAACCCGGAGGGTCCCGACGGGAACCCCGACCCGGAGCTGTCGGCGAAGAACATCCGCGAGACGTTCTCCCGGATGGCGATGAACGACAAGGAGACGGCCGCGCTCATCGCCGGCGGCCACACCTTCGGGAAAGTCCACGGCGCGGACGATCCCGACGAGCACCTCGGTCCCGAGCCGGAGGCGGCGCCCATCGAGGCCCAGGGGCTGGGCTGGGAGAACGACCACGGCTCCGGGAAGGGTGGCGACACCATCACCAGCGGCATCGAGGGCCCCTGGACGTCCTCGCCGACCGACTGGGACATGGGCTACATCGACAACCTGCTGGAGTACGAGTGGGCGGCCCAGAAGGGCCCCGGCGGCGCCTGGCAGTGGATACCGGTCGACGAGGAGCTGAAAGGCGCCGCGCCGGACGCCCACGACGACGAGGAGTCGGTCACGCCGATGATGCTCACGACCGACGTGGCGCTGAAGCGCGACCCGGACTACCGCGAGATAATCGAGGAGTTCCAGGAGAACCCGATGGAGTTCGGGATGAACTTCGCGAAGGCCTGGTACAAGCTGACCCACCGCGACATGGGCCCGCCCTCCCGGTTCCTCGGTCCCGAGGTCCCGGAGGAGGAGATGCTGTGGCAGGACCCGCTGCCCGACGCCGACTACGACCTCATCGGGGAAGCGGAGGCCGAGCGCCTCAAGTCCGATATCCTCGACTCGGACCTGACCGGTCCACAGCTCGTCAAGACCGCCTGGGCGGCCGCCTCGACGTACCGCGACAGCGACAAGCGCGGCGGCGCGAACGGCGCCCGCATCCGTCTCGAACCACAGCGGAACTGGGAGGTCAACGAGCCCGAGCAGCTCCGTACCGTCCTGGAGACCCTGGAGGGTATTCAGGCCGAGTTCAACGGCTCGCGGGACGACGAGACGAAGGTCTCGCTCGCGGACCTCATCGTGCTGGGCGGTAACGCGGCCGTCGAGGAGGCGGCGGCCGAGGCCGGCTACGACGTGTCGATACCCTTCGACCCGGGACGCACGGACGCCACGAGCGAACAGACCGACGCCGACTCCTTCGAGGCGCTCAAGCCGGCGGTCGACGGGTTCCGGAACTACATCCGGGACGACGTCGACCAGCCGCCCGAGGAGCTGCTGGTCGACAAGGCCGACCTGCTGGACCTGACGCCCTCCGAGATGACGGTGCTCGTCGGCGGGATGCGCGCCCTGGACGCGAACTACCAGGGCTCGGACTTCGGCGTCTTCACCGACAGCCCGGGGACGCTGACCAACGACTTCTTCGTGAACCTGCTGGACATGGACACGGAGTGGGAGCAGGTCTCGGAGAACGTCTACGAGGGTCGGGACCGCGCCACGGGTGAAGTCGAGTGGGAGGCCACCCGCATCGACCTCATCTTCGGCTCTCACTCCCGGCTTCGAGCTATCGCGGAGACGTACAGCGCCGACGACGCGGAGGAGAAGTTCGTCCGCGACTTCGCGGAGACGTGGGCCAAAGTGATGCGCCTCGACCGCTTCGACCTCGAGTAA
- a CDS encoding universal stress protein, with the protein MALETVLLVGRPGDEGHGTKLAEAATDIAKPANARVIVGQIFTDDEYENALASLGLTDEVGDLSAEIAREHGIFSSMTAELDEAGVDYELRTAVGQHANSIVDMAADADLVIIGGAKRSPAGKAVFGSSTQDVLLEAPCPVVFVRRE; encoded by the coding sequence ATGGCGCTCGAAACGGTACTCCTCGTCGGTCGGCCCGGTGACGAGGGGCACGGCACGAAGCTCGCAGAGGCGGCAACTGACATCGCGAAGCCGGCGAACGCTCGCGTCATCGTCGGCCAGATATTCACCGACGACGAGTACGAGAACGCGCTCGCCAGCCTGGGTCTCACGGACGAAGTCGGGGACCTGTCCGCGGAGATAGCGCGCGAACACGGGATATTCAGCTCGATGACCGCCGAGCTCGACGAGGCGGGCGTCGACTACGAACTGCGAACGGCCGTCGGCCAACACGCAAACAGCATCGTCGACATGGCGGCCGACGCGGACCTCGTCATCATCGGCGGCGCGAAGCGGTCGCCGGCGGGGAAAGCCGTCTTCGGGTCGTCGACCCAGGACGTCCTCCTCGAAGCGCCCTGTCCGGTAGTGTTCGTCCGGCGAGAATGA
- a CDS encoding SLC13 family permease → MIHRNLSEAQQRLVKFAIASLGAILIAAAPSPSGLSLAGQYTLSTMFFAGFLWVTGALPLAVTALSIPVLLTATGVYDDMDAALTGFADHLIFLFMAGFMLANALQKYDIDRRIALYTMAKMGSSPRRLIGAVMISTAGLSMWVSNTATTAMMTPIAVGVLTQVLGSESVAAVGDESPDDAASGAMTDGGFGTAGIETADDFTNMQIGMLLGTAYAASIGGVGTIIGTPPNAVLVGQLNAILNYEIGFADWLLIGLPVVFVTLPIVWYLLTFVLYPPQIDNVDEAQAQAQAYLDEEDDLDPRGRRVAVIFGVTAGLWVLGGLGTFLEPYLPSAWMTTLFGGSGMTVFGLEGHQGILYYVMVGVMAIPALVLADTMEWDELVDIDWGTLLLFGGGIALADALANTGTTEWIANTVFSGLTGMPIVLIIAAVVLLVVFLTEMTSNTATATILAPILIGLGSVFAATVGLTEFKTAIFLSVAGTIAASFAFALPVATPPNAIVFGSGYIKQSHMLRTGIILNILMTAVLTGLIWLLFTFVWPMFLW, encoded by the coding sequence CTGAGCGAGGCACAGCAACGATTAGTGAAATTCGCCATCGCTTCTCTCGGGGCGATACTCATCGCGGCCGCCCCGTCTCCGTCCGGGCTCTCGCTGGCCGGACAGTACACGCTGTCGACGATGTTCTTCGCCGGGTTCCTGTGGGTGACGGGGGCGCTGCCGCTGGCCGTGACGGCGCTGTCTATCCCGGTGTTGCTCACCGCCACCGGCGTCTACGACGACATGGACGCGGCCCTTACGGGGTTTGCCGACCATCTCATCTTCCTGTTCATGGCCGGCTTTATGCTGGCAAACGCCCTCCAGAAGTACGACATCGACCGCCGGATTGCGCTGTACACCATGGCGAAGATGGGGAGTTCACCGCGTCGCCTGATCGGTGCCGTCATGATCTCCACTGCGGGGCTGTCGATGTGGGTCTCGAACACGGCGACCACCGCCATGATGACGCCCATCGCCGTCGGCGTCCTCACACAGGTGCTCGGCAGTGAGAGTGTCGCAGCCGTCGGGGACGAGTCCCCGGACGACGCCGCCTCGGGGGCGATGACGGACGGCGGGTTCGGAACCGCCGGCATCGAAACCGCGGACGACTTCACCAACATGCAGATCGGGATGTTGCTCGGGACGGCCTACGCCGCCAGTATCGGCGGCGTCGGGACGATAATCGGCACCCCGCCCAACGCCGTGCTCGTCGGGCAACTCAATGCGATCCTGAACTACGAGATCGGCTTTGCCGACTGGCTGCTCATCGGGCTGCCAGTGGTCTTCGTCACCTTGCCCATCGTCTGGTATCTCCTCACCTTCGTCCTGTACCCGCCACAGATCGACAACGTCGACGAGGCACAGGCACAGGCCCAGGCGTACCTCGACGAGGAGGACGATCTCGACCCGCGAGGTCGCCGCGTCGCGGTCATCTTCGGCGTCACGGCCGGTCTCTGGGTGCTGGGCGGTCTCGGGACGTTCCTGGAGCCGTATCTGCCGAGTGCGTGGATGACCACGCTCTTCGGCGGTAGCGGGATGACGGTGTTCGGACTCGAAGGCCATCAGGGCATCCTCTACTACGTGATGGTCGGTGTGATGGCCATCCCCGCGCTCGTGCTGGCCGACACCATGGAGTGGGACGAACTCGTCGACATCGACTGGGGGACGCTCCTGCTGTTCGGCGGTGGTATCGCGCTGGCCGATGCGCTGGCGAACACCGGCACGACGGAGTGGATCGCCAACACGGTGTTCAGCGGGCTCACCGGGATGCCGATCGTGCTCATCATCGCCGCCGTCGTGCTCCTGGTCGTGTTCCTGACCGAGATGACCTCGAACACCGCGACGGCGACCATCCTCGCGCCGATACTCATCGGCCTCGGAAGCGTCTTCGCGGCCACCGTCGGCCTGACGGAGTTCAAGACGGCCATCTTCCTCTCGGTCGCCGGCACGATTGCGGCCAGCTTCGCGTTCGCGCTCCCCGTGGCGACCCCGCCGAACGCTATCGTCTTCGGGAGCGGGTACATCAAGCAAAGCCACATGTTGCGAACCGGCATCATCCTCAACATCCTCATGACGGCGGTGCTGACGGGGCTTATCTGGCTCCTGTTTACCTTCGTCTGGCCGATGTTCCTCTGGTGA
- the trmB gene encoding HTH-type sugar sensing transcriptional regulator TrmB encodes MAADDLEAALDGVIARFDLGEYEITAYLAVLQHGELTASEIAERTDIPQPRVYDTVRSLGDVGLVELKEARPMKVLAIDPREAFADFQASLDELVEGLSARYTAPAREPEAVSLVKSRPTILRYLEDIVDAAEYELQLSLTPALLARFEGALRRREDDGIATEILLSPAADAPDPDTFDYDAVATTVKGRRGITTPVVAVADGDYSMYATRESVRGDNDRYGVVFNRTELGFLVSAFLNTVLWTTAETIASDGSELPFPRRYGTIRRCISDLAALEGEFHATIEGRNVATGDDWVVEGRVGTVSFGPNRSVATLVVETEDGPVDVGGQVAAYEDIEAYEIRVGRDAPPGV; translated from the coding sequence ATGGCAGCTGACGACCTGGAGGCGGCGCTGGACGGGGTCATCGCGCGGTTCGACCTCGGCGAGTACGAGATAACGGCGTATCTGGCGGTCCTCCAGCACGGGGAGCTGACCGCGTCGGAGATAGCCGAGCGGACAGACATTCCCCAGCCGCGGGTGTACGACACCGTCCGGAGCCTGGGCGATGTCGGCCTGGTCGAACTCAAGGAGGCCCGGCCGATGAAGGTCCTCGCTATCGACCCGCGGGAGGCGTTTGCCGACTTTCAGGCGTCGCTGGACGAGCTGGTCGAGGGCCTCTCGGCGCGCTACACCGCCCCCGCCAGGGAACCCGAAGCCGTCTCGCTCGTCAAGTCCCGTCCCACCATCCTCCGCTATCTGGAGGACATCGTCGACGCCGCCGAGTACGAACTCCAGCTGTCGCTGACGCCCGCTCTGCTCGCCCGCTTCGAGGGCGCGCTACGGCGTCGGGAGGACGACGGCATCGCCACGGAAATCCTGCTGTCGCCGGCCGCCGACGCGCCCGACCCCGACACGTTCGATTACGATGCCGTGGCGACCACGGTGAAGGGGCGCCGGGGCATCACGACGCCGGTGGTGGCCGTCGCCGACGGGGACTACTCGATGTACGCCACCCGTGAGTCGGTTCGGGGCGACAACGACCGGTACGGCGTCGTCTTCAACCGGACGGAGCTCGGCTTTCTCGTCTCGGCCTTCCTCAACACCGTCCTCTGGACGACGGCGGAGACCATCGCAAGCGACGGGTCCGAACTCCCGTTTCCGCGGCGCTACGGCACCATCCGTCGGTGTATCTCCGACCTGGCCGCGCTGGAGGGGGAGTTCCACGCGACCATCGAGGGGCGAAACGTCGCGACCGGCGACGACTGGGTCGTCGAAGGGCGGGTCGGAACGGTCTCGTTCGGTCCCAATCGGTCGGTGGCGACGCTGGTCGTCGAGACCGAGGACGGGCCGGTCGACGTGGGCGGGCAGGTCGCCGCCTACGAGGACATCGAGGCCTACGAGATTCGGGTCGGTCGGGACGCGCCGCCGGGCGTGTAG
- a CDS encoding NADP-dependent malic enzyme, translating into MTLEEDALDYHRRPPSGKVEISTTKSTSTQRDLSLAYSPGVAAPCREIDEDGTRAYDYTAKGNLVGVVSNGSAVLGLGDIGAQASKPVMEGKGVLFKRFADIDVFDIELELDDPDAFVQAVAGMGSTFGGINLEDISAPDCFEIEQRLREQMDIPVFHDDQHGTAIISGAALLNAVEITGKELSDLQVTFAGAGAAATATARFYVSLGIPRENITMCDEHGILSERRARADELSEYTEPFAQGVDDGALADAMAGADVFVGLSVGGIVSPEMVRSMAGDPVIFAMANPDPEIEYETAKSARDDTVIMATGRSDYPNQVNNVLGFPFIFRGALDARATEINEPMKRAAAEALADLAQQDVPDAVVKAYDDDVLQFGPDYLIPKPLDQRVLYEVTPAVAEAAMESGVARRELDLDDYREQLEARLGKSREMMRVVLNKAKSDPKRVALAEGENERIIRAASQMTDEGIADPVLVGDESEIQRTVDELGLDFDAAVADPSDAEWDHYAEELHRRRRRKGLTQGEAAELVSSDPDYFASMMVEMDDADAMLSGLTHQYPSALRPPLEVIGTADDADYAAGVYMLTFRNRVIFCADTTVNLDPSAEVLAEVTKHTAELARRFNVEPRAALLSYSDFGSVDNDGVAKPRNAVSMLREDPQADFDVDGEMQADTAVVEEMLAGTYGFADLDGPANVLIFPNLEAGNIGYKLLQRLGGAEAIGPMLVGMDKPAHVLQRGDEVKDIVNLAGVAVADAQQRDSDE; encoded by the coding sequence ATGACACTCGAAGAAGACGCACTCGACTATCACCGGCGGCCGCCGTCGGGCAAGGTAGAGATCTCGACGACCAAATCGACGAGCACGCAGCGGGACCTCTCGCTGGCGTACTCGCCGGGCGTCGCGGCGCCCTGCCGGGAAATAGACGAGGACGGGACCCGGGCGTACGACTACACGGCGAAGGGGAACCTCGTCGGCGTCGTCTCGAACGGGTCTGCCGTCCTGGGGCTCGGCGACATCGGCGCGCAGGCGTCGAAGCCGGTGATGGAGGGCAAGGGCGTCCTGTTCAAACGGTTCGCCGACATCGACGTCTTCGACATCGAACTGGAGCTAGACGACCCCGACGCGTTCGTCCAGGCGGTGGCGGGCATGGGGTCGACCTTCGGCGGCATCAACCTCGAAGACATCAGCGCGCCCGACTGCTTCGAGATAGAACAGCGCTTGCGCGAGCAGATGGACATCCCCGTCTTCCACGACGACCAGCACGGGACCGCAATAATCTCGGGCGCGGCGCTGCTCAACGCGGTCGAAATCACCGGGAAAGAGCTGTCGGACCTGCAGGTCACGTTCGCCGGAGCAGGCGCGGCCGCGACGGCGACGGCCCGGTTCTACGTCTCGCTCGGGATTCCGCGCGAGAACATCACGATGTGTGACGAACACGGGATTCTCTCCGAGCGACGCGCCCGCGCCGACGAGCTCAGCGAGTACACCGAGCCGTTCGCACAGGGCGTCGACGACGGGGCGCTCGCGGACGCGATGGCCGGCGCGGACGTCTTCGTCGGGCTCTCGGTGGGCGGCATCGTCAGCCCCGAGATGGTCCGGTCGATGGCCGGAGACCCAGTCATCTTCGCCATGGCTAACCCGGACCCCGAAATCGAGTACGAGACGGCGAAATCGGCCCGCGACGACACCGTCATCATGGCGACGGGGCGCTCGGACTACCCCAACCAGGTCAACAACGTCCTCGGCTTCCCGTTCATCTTCCGCGGCGCGCTCGACGCCCGTGCCACCGAAATCAACGAGCCGATGAAACGAGCGGCGGCGGAGGCGCTCGCGGACCTCGCCCAGCAGGACGTCCCCGACGCGGTGGTCAAGGCCTACGACGACGACGTGTTGCAGTTCGGCCCCGACTACCTCATCCCGAAACCGCTCGACCAGCGGGTCCTCTACGAGGTGACGCCGGCCGTCGCGGAGGCGGCGATGGAGAGCGGCGTCGCGCGCCGCGAGCTCGACCTCGACGACTACCGCGAGCAGCTGGAGGCCCGGCTCGGGAAGTCCCGGGAGATGATGCGGGTCGTCCTGAACAAGGCGAAGTCGGACCCGAAACGCGTCGCCCTCGCCGAGGGGGAAAACGAGCGGATAATCCGGGCGGCGAGCCAGATGACCGACGAGGGCATCGCCGACCCCGTCCTCGTCGGCGACGAGTCGGAGATTCAGCGGACTGTCGACGAGCTCGGCCTGGACTTCGACGCGGCCGTCGCCGACCCGAGCGACGCCGAGTGGGACCACTACGCCGAGGAGCTCCACCGGCGCCGTCGGCGGAAGGGACTCACGCAGGGGGAGGCGGCCGAACTCGTCAGCAGCGACCCGGACTACTTCGCCAGTATGATGGTCGAGATGGACGACGCGGACGCGATGCTCAGCGGGCTGACCCATCAGTACCCGTCCGCACTGCGGCCGCCCCTGGAGGTCATCGGCACCGCCGACGACGCCGACTACGCCGCCGGCGTCTACATGCTCACCTTCAGGAACCGGGTCATCTTCTGTGCGGACACGACCGTGAACCTCGACCCCTCCGCCGAGGTGCTCGCGGAGGTGACCAAACACACCGCGGAGCTGGCCCGCCGGTTCAACGTCGAACCGCGCGCGGCGCTGCTCTCGTACTCGGACTTCGGCAGCGTCGACAACGACGGCGTCGCGAAACCGCGAAACGCCGTCTCGATGCTCCGCGAGGACCCGCAGGCCGACTTCGACGTCGACGGCGAGATGCAGGCCGACACCGCCGTCGTCGAGGAGATGCTCGCCGGCACCTACGGCTTTGCCGACCTCGACGGGCCCGCGAACGTCCTCATCTTCCCGAACCTCGAAGCCGGCAACATCGGCTACAAGCTGCTTCAGCGGCTCGGCGGCGCGGAGGCCATCGGCCCGATGCTCGTCGGGATGGACAAGCCGGCCCACGTCCTCCAGCGCGGCGACGAGGTCAAGGACATCGTCAACCTCGCCGGCGTCGCCGTCGCCGACGCGCAACAGCGGGACAGCGACGAATAG